One genomic segment of Motacilla alba alba isolate MOTALB_02 chromosome 1A, Motacilla_alba_V1.0_pri, whole genome shotgun sequence includes these proteins:
- the RAD51AP1 gene encoding RAD51-associated protein 1 isoform X1, with amino-acid sequence MARPARRNKKVVDYSQFGDLEDDDEDFAPSRKKSRTQLKESKKEKKDKSKKPKEVTPSQTQTLSKRLSLDEKLYKRDLEVALALSVKEKSADPQEVQNSEEQGKNTESENTQRRPPFSNCSVDSELLGLNQVMDDDDAPEGDGRQRTAATKVPAHHKLLMVDSDDRAHDPDSEPESLPTSPIVSPSWIMEHNSEPRQKVMSSPLEAAGRPLHASSPVTDKKPKWTPPAPSGSSNASVKCVPVKSPTHCLRLGLSRLARVKPLHPSATST; translated from the exons ATGGCGCGGCCGGCCAGGAG GAACAAGAAAGTTGTTGATTATTCTCAGTTTGGGGATTTGGAAGATGATG ATGAAGACTTTGCaccttcaagaaaaaaatccagaacacaGCTCAAGGAAtcaaagaaggagaaaaaagataaGTCAAAAAAGCCCAAAGAAGTGACTCCATCACAGACACAGACACTTAGTAAGAG gttATCCTTGGATGAGAAACTTTATAAAAGAGATTTGGAAGTTGCCTTAGCCTTATCtgtcaaagaaaaatctgcagatCCCCAAGAAGTGCAAAATTCAGAAGAACAAG GTAAGAATACTGAATCAGAAAATACACAGAGGAGACCCCCTTTTTCCAACTGCAGTGTAGACAGTGAACTTTTAG GTCTCAATCAGGTTatggatgatgatgatgcacCTGAGGGTGATGGGAGGCAAAGGACAGCAGCAACCAAAGTTCCAGCACATCACAAGTTACTGATGGTTGACAGTGATGACAGAGCCCATGATCCCGATTCTGAGCCAGAGTCTTTACCCA CATCACCTATAGTTTCTCCTTCTTGGATAATGGAGCACAACTCTGAGCCAAGGCAGAAGGTGATGTCCAGTCCCTTGGAAGCAGCTGGGAGACCTCTACATGCATCAAGTCCTGTCACAGACAAAAAGCCTAAATGGACACCGCCAG CTCCATCAGGAAGCAGTAATGCCTCTGTGAAATGTGTTCCTGTTAAGTCACCTACTCACTGCCTAAGACTTGGCCTCTCCAGACTGGCAAGAGTCAAACCTCTCCATCCCAGTGCTACCAGCACTTAA
- the RAD51AP1 gene encoding RAD51-associated protein 1 isoform X2, which translates to MARPARRNKKVVDYSQFGDLEDDDEDFAPSRKKSRTQLKESKKEKKDKSKKPKEVTPSQTQTLSKRLSLDEKLYKRDLEVALALSVKEKSADPQEVQNSEEQGKNTESENTQRRPPFSNCSVDSELLGLNQVMDDDDAPEGDGRQRTAATKVPAHHKLLMVDSDDRAHDPDSEPESLPTSPIVSPSWIMEHNSEPRQKVMSSPLEAAGRPLHASSPVTDKKPKWTPPVLVSPLELCSVFLSGVPENAQDTGNSCPVLLQCVAG; encoded by the exons ATGGCGCGGCCGGCCAGGAG GAACAAGAAAGTTGTTGATTATTCTCAGTTTGGGGATTTGGAAGATGATG ATGAAGACTTTGCaccttcaagaaaaaaatccagaacacaGCTCAAGGAAtcaaagaaggagaaaaaagataaGTCAAAAAAGCCCAAAGAAGTGACTCCATCACAGACACAGACACTTAGTAAGAG gttATCCTTGGATGAGAAACTTTATAAAAGAGATTTGGAAGTTGCCTTAGCCTTATCtgtcaaagaaaaatctgcagatCCCCAAGAAGTGCAAAATTCAGAAGAACAAG GTAAGAATACTGAATCAGAAAATACACAGAGGAGACCCCCTTTTTCCAACTGCAGTGTAGACAGTGAACTTTTAG GTCTCAATCAGGTTatggatgatgatgatgcacCTGAGGGTGATGGGAGGCAAAGGACAGCAGCAACCAAAGTTCCAGCACATCACAAGTTACTGATGGTTGACAGTGATGACAGAGCCCATGATCCCGATTCTGAGCCAGAGTCTTTACCCA CATCACCTATAGTTTCTCCTTCTTGGATAATGGAGCACAACTCTGAGCCAAGGCAGAAGGTGATGTCCAGTCCCTTGGAAGCAGCTGGGAGACCTCTACATGCATCAAGTCCTGTCACAGACAAAAAGCCTAAATGGACACCGCCAG TCCTTGTTTCCCCACTGGAGTTGTGTTCAGTATTTCTCTCTGGAGTGCCTGAAAATGCCCAGGACACTGGGAACAGTTGCCCAGTGTTGCTGCAGTGTGTGGCTGGGTAA